In Falco biarmicus isolate bFalBia1 chromosome 5, bFalBia1.pri, whole genome shotgun sequence, a single genomic region encodes these proteins:
- the LOC130150684 gene encoding trypsin I-P1-like codes for MKYILFVTFVGVAVAFPSIADDDDDDKIVGGYTCAANSVPYQVSLNSGYHFCGGSLISSQWVLSAAHCYKSRIQVQLGKHNLALTESTQQFINSAKVIRHPGFSASTLDNDIMLIKLSKPAQLNRAVQTIPLPTSCVATGTTCLISGWGDTMSSTNPYPDTLQCLKAPVLSSSVCTKAYPGKITKNMICVGFMEGGKDSCQGDSGGPVVCNGQLQGIVSWGIGCAQKGYPGVYTKVCNYVSWIRSTMSSN; via the exons ATGAAGTACATACTGTTTGTCACCTTTGTTGGTGTGGCTG TTGCCTTCCCCAGCATCGCTGATGACGATGATGATGACAAGATTGTGGGAGGCTACACCTGTGCGGCAAACTCTGTCCCCTATCAGGTGTCCCTGAATTCTGGGTATCACTTTTGTGGAGGTTCCCTCATCAGCAGCCAGTGGGTCCTGTCAGCTGCTCACTGCTACAAGTC tCGCATCCAGGTACAGCTTGGGAAACATAACCTGGCACTCACAGAATCGACGCAGCAGTTCATCAATTCAGCTAAAGTCATCCGCCACCCTGGCTTCAGTGCCTCCACGCTGGACAATGACATTATGCTCATCAAGCTTTCCAAACCAGCCCAGCTCAACCGAGCCGTCCAGACCATTCCTCTGCCCACCAGCTGTGTGGCCACGGGCACCACATGCCTCATCTCTGGCTGGGGCGACACGATGAGCAGTACCA ATCCCTACCCAGACACCTTGCAGTGCCTGAAGGCTCCTGTACTCTCCTCAAGCGTGTGCACCAAAGCCTACCCTGGGAAAATTACCAAGAACATGATATGTGTAGGATTCATGGAGGGAGGCAAAGACTCCTGCCAG GGGGATTCCGGCGGTCCAGTGGTCTGCAACGGGCAGCTCCAGGGCATTGTTTCCTGGGGTATCGGATGTGCACAGAAAGGCTATCCCGGGGTTTACACTAAGGTCTGCAATTATGTCTCCTGGATTAGATCAACTATGTCTTCCAACTGA